One stretch of Astatotilapia calliptera chromosome 3, fAstCal1.2, whole genome shotgun sequence DNA includes these proteins:
- the LOC113019570 gene encoding uncharacterized protein LOC113019570 isoform X3 produces the protein MACTSQSAVEYVRRAKPKLVGTLKGLNGIVEHLYQKEVFSEEEVSKIKTAGDDFDKTREIVNRVIKKGEAACYEFLRIIDITRKRRTERPPSFLEITASDSSSQDKFDLNYWISCFSFTDDTNMDVTYLQGPKPCHRYQQKLKFKAQKISERSWIQSKAVLFNKETSLSYTSLVLDTPGQASASKIKKSKIKKSRKLRPKKLKAYIPEDKHGTSPSELLKTYERKILLVGKPGTGKTAVVHQMLKLWSEKDNKDLDYMFYFDMREAPNITEVHKLEDLLFSVFCEPDEGNDEVLVDIKDNADSVTIIFDGVPNVPSTSTQSAVLELIQKTLLPEAKIIITCRPEVESADFLLDWDCLRVEVKGFSEQGIREYLSKNLSENHLNKVLCNLELFSLCHVPMYALMVVACFSFEGSDFSPHPCTVTEIYLNILHFCNQRNVSKTSENESTKWDAILSLSQAAFCATEGKNVSLTSLPKLDSCANLVILSRNVIQISPTVRKPLCAFLHYTVQEFFAALWVLKDPEKTRCVLQQCLVQGSKHMKHLVPFLCGLLNEKNTDLLEGLLPPQQLRDTSDWFFKHLVTTFVGCSDSEDCEMDLMFLCQCLYESQSPDACLCLLDKLDYCIDVSGETLDPQQCCVLAYVISQSQERKIELNLEDTTASKQGMRPLLGCLSKLQRSDSLSRQLWSISLLTDGDVDYVSLLDFTENQLHLPVNSETQLYDRAVRVLQKRKRKVKVCLHCDHRVCQSASSFLLHHLPHIHSLSFCQSSGNLSDQTELLVNLFIVAAEREQRTGEKILNMLSSVCSYQKFPLHSHSNDKYQSDFLLDLYSHVKDCETKTGLSVLPSLQPVFQSAPAVWSIDLSERKTSILLELLKLQPEKKQVELTGCSHEESEVRSLLQCLPFISQLSVFPLRSRLHEAVMFFVSLFCAAAEREQQTGEKILELLASVCSYQTFPLHSHYNDKYQSDFLLDLCSHVKDCETKTGLSVLPSLQPVFQSAPAVWSIDLSERKTSILLELLKLQPEKKQVKLTGCSHEESEVRSLLQCLPFISQLSLFCAAAEREQQTGEKILELLASVCTYQTFPLHERYMDNHYQRDFLLDLYSYETKTGLSVLPSLQPVFQSAPAVWIINLSERKTSILLELLKLQPEKKQVELRGCSHEESEVRSLLQCLPFISQLSCGPEFFQSVCTSMSVRSREEAQQLESLLQLLGFQLLLTGALHRKSCWSVGRVLKLCGSKVDLILTPSKMSARGGALLFRHTTQLHSLRLSIDMSLLLSQWVRRGRAARRLAVEELSLVPKKARPSHRVLLRAVSSLASLLRYWTVGRLDLTETCIPAQGLIVLLLHHGPLTVKLSEESFQQLLSLLHETQDKDLTLSFLSKVGGDLTSCCLSWELLHYLLQQPSAPTITVDLRKNLFLQEETTRLLPFLDRIVFTRPSPSFVMSSIRELYRAHDSHAVPSLLRSLGHVISLSCRQLDSVDCAALIFILRHGDGVRLNLLWTSIPAGGVESILLMLDSVSRLSVDRNQLLRFIHCCAACDVQQEAASGLLRTLQHSLDLSCSSCVELPEEDQTEPLSLTADDCRAVSTILTQGSRDTQLDLRDCEVEDSVLDLLFPVLHRVRLRVSNTVLLQLLSLVPVNSERDAVRRAVSLCTALGGELDLSHSTLDQRVCGALVQMLDSCEGLTELDLSHCQLTDQLLLPLITHLHKVQVLDLSHNQITDASTDVLLQLLSINPSIHCVR, from the exons ATGGCTTGTACATCTCAGTCCGCTGTGGAGTACGTCAGGAGGGCCAAGCCCAAACTGGTGGGAACATTAAAGGGGCTCAATGGGATTGTAGAGCATCTCTACCAGAAAGAAGTTTTCTCAGAGGAAGAAGTCAGTAAAATAAAGACAGCGGGTGACGACTTTGACAAAACCAGAGAGATTGTGAACCGTGTCATAAAAAAGGGGGAAGCAGCCTGCTATGAGTTTCTCAGGATTATTGACATAacaagaaagagaagaacagaAAGGCCGCCATCTTTTCTGGAAATTACAGCATCTGATTCCTCTTCACAAGACAAATTTGACCTGAACTATTGGATCAGCTGCTTTTCCTTCACGGATGACACCAACATGGATGTAACATACTTACAAg GCCCTAAACCGTGTCACAGATACCAGCAAAAGTTGAAATTTAAAGCTCAGAAGATTTCAGAAAGATCATGGATCCAAAGTAAAGCAGTCCTGTTCAACAAGGAGACATCTTTGTCCTACACTTCACTTGTGTTAGACACACCAGGACAGGCTTCagcatccaaaataaaaaagtcaaagatCAAGAAAAGCAGGAAGCTTCGACCTAAAAAACTCAAGGCCTACATACCCGAGGACAAACATGGAACCTCTCCCAGTGAACTCCTGAAAAcatatgaaagaaaaatccttTTGGTAGGAAAACCTGGAACTGGGAAAACAGCTGTGGTCCATCAGATGTTGAAACTGTGGTCAGAGAAAGATAACAAGGATCTAGATTACATGTTCTACTTTGATATGAGAGAAGCACCCAACATCACAGAGGTCCATAAACTGGAGGATCTTCTCTTCAGTGTGTTCTGTGAACCAGATGAAGGCAACGATGAGGTCTTAGTGGACATAAAGGATAATGCTGACAGTGTTACCATCATTTTTGATGGAGTACCAAATGTTCCCTCTACATCAACTCAGTCTGCAGTGCTGGAGCTCATACAGAAGACCCTTCTACCCGAAGCAAAGATCATCATCACCTGCAGACCAGAGGTGGAGTCAgcagacttcctgttggattggGACTGTCTCAGAGTGGAAGTGAAAGGCTTCAGTGAGCAGGGCATCAGAGAGTACTTATCCAAGAATCTGAGTGAGAACCACCTCAACAAAGTCTTGTGTAACTTGGAGTTATTCTCTCTTTGCCACGTCCCCATGTACGCCCTGATGGTGGTCGCCTGCTTTAGCTTTGAGGGCTCAGATTTCTCTCCACATCCCTGCACAGTTACTGAAATATACCTCAATATCCTCCATTTCTGCaatcagaggaatgtttccaagACATCTGAAAATGAAAGCACTAAATGGGATGCAATACTGTCTTTATCTCAGGCAGCTTTTTGTGCAACAGAAGGGAAAAATGTGAGCCTAACATCACTGCCCAAGCTAGACAGCTGTGCTAATTTGGTCATTTTGAGCAGGAATGTAATTCAAATCAGCCCAACTGTAAGGAAACCCTTGTGTGCCTTTCTCCACTACACGGTTCAGGAGTTTTTTGCAGCTCTGTGGGTCTTAAAGGATCCAGAGAAGACCAGATGTGTTCTACAGCAGTGTCTGGTTCAGGGCagcaaacacatgaaacacTTGGTCCCTTTCCTGTGTGGACTGTTGAATGAGAAGAACACTGATTTGTTAGAAGGTCTCCTTCCTCCTCAGCAGCTCAGAGACACGTCTGACTGGTTCTTCAAACACTTGGTGACCACCTTTGTAGGTTGTAGTGACAGTGAAGACTGTGAAATGGACTTAATGTTCTTATGTCAATGCCTCTATGAGTCTCAGTCACCTGATGCCTGCCTCTGCCTCCTGGATAAACTGGACTATTGTATTGATGTGAGTGGAGAGACTCTTGATCCTCAGCAGTGTTGTGTTCTGGCCTATGTTATCAGCCAGAGTCAGGAGAGGAAAATAGAGCTGAACCTGGAGGATACAACAGCATCAAAACAGGGAATGAGGCCTTTGCTGGGATGCCTCAGCAAACTTCAAAG GAGTGACTCCTTGTCACGCCAGCTGTGGAGCATTTCTCTTCTGACTGATGGGGACGTGGATTACGTGAGTTTACTTGACTTCACTGAGAATCAGCTGCACCTCCCAGTCAACAGTGAAACACAACTGTATGACCGAGCTGTGAGAGTCCtgcagaagaggaagaggaaggtgaAAGTCTGCCTTCACTGTGATCACAGAGTCTGTCAAAGTGCGAGCTCGTTCCTCTTACACCATTTACCCCACATCCACTCACTCAG TTTCTGTCAGTCATCAGGAAATCTCTCAGATCAAACTGAGTTGTTGGTGAATCTCTTCATTgtagcagcagagagagaacagaggACAGGAGAGAAGATCCTCAACATGCTATCATCAGTCTGCTCTTATCAGAAATTCCCTCTTCATTCTCATTCCAATGACAAATATCAgagtgacttcctgttggatctGTACTCCCATGTGAAGGACTGTGAGACTAAAACAGGTCTGAGTGTCCTTCCATCATTACAGCCAGTTTTCCAGTCAGCTCCTGCAGTCTGGTCCATAGacctctcagagagaaagacctccatcctcctggagctgctgaaactccaaccagagaagaaacaagtggagctgACAGGCTGCTCACATGAAGAGAGTGAAGTGAGGAGTTTGCTGCAGTGTCTGCCTTTTATCTCACAGCTCAG TGTTTTTCCTCTGAGGTCACGTCTCCATGAAGCAGTGATGTTCTTTGTGAGTctgttctgtgcagcagcagagagagagcagcagacaGGAGAGAAGATCCTGGAGCTGTTAGCATCAGTCTGCTCTTATCAGACATTCCCTCTTCATTCTCATTACAATGACAAATATCAgagtgacttcctgttggatctGTGCTCCCATGTGAAGGACTGTGAGACTAAAACAG GTCTGAGTGTCCTTCCATCATTACAGCCAGTTTTCCAGTCAGCTCCTGCAGTCTGGTCCATAGacctctcagagagaaagacctccatcctcctggagctgctgaaactccaaccagagaagaaacaagtgAAGCTGACAGGCTGCTCACATGAAGAGAGTGAAGTGAGGAGTTTGCTGCAGTGTCTGCCTTTTATCTCACAGCTCAG tctgttctgtgcagcagcagagagagagcagcagacaGGAGAGAAGATCCTGGAGCTGTTAGCATCAGTGTGCACATATCAGACATTCCCTCTTCACGAGAGATACATGGACAATCATTATCAGAGAGACTTCCTCCTGGACCTGTACTCTTATGAGACTAAAACAGGTCTGAGTGTCCTTCCATCATTACAGCCAGTTTTCCAGTCAGCTCCTGCAGTCTGGATCATAaacctctcagagagaaagacctccatcctcctggagctgctgaaactccaaccagagaagaaacaagtggagctgAGAGGCTGCTCACATGAAGAGAGTGAAGTGAGGAGTTTGCTGCAGTGTCTGCCTTTTATCTCACAGCTCAG CTGTGGTCCAGAGTTCTTCCAGAGTGTGTGCACATCCATGTCTGTAAGATCCAGAGAGGAGGCCCAGCAGCTGGAgtctctgctgcagctgctgggcTTCCAGCTGCTGCTAACAGGAGCGTTACACAGGAAAAGCTGCTGGTCTGTGGGGAGAGTTCTCAAACTGTGCGGCTCTAAAGTGGATCTCATCCTCACACCCAGCAAGATGTCTGCCAGAGGAGGCGCTCTGCTCttcagacacacaacacaactacACAGTCTGAG GCTTTCCATCGACATGTCCTTGCTGCTGTCTCAGTGGGTAAGAAGAGGCAGAGCGGCCCGTCGGCTGGCTGTTGAAGAGCTTTCTCTTGTGCCTAAGAAAGCCCGACCATCACACAGAGTATTGTTGAGGGCCGTCAGTAGTTTGGCTTCCCTGCTGAGATACTGGACAGTCGGACGGTTAGACCTGACTGAGACCTGCATCCCTGCTCAGGGTCTCATTGTACTGCTGCTCCATCATGGTCCTCTGACAGTCAA ACTGAGTGAAGAGAGCTTCCAGCAGCTCCTGTCTCTCCTCCATGAAACCCAGGACAAGGACTTGACGTTGTCCTTCTTGAGTAAGGTTGGTGGAGACCTGACCTCCTGCTGCCTGAGCTGGGAGCTGCTTCACTATCTGCTGCAGCAGCCGTCGGCTCCGACCATCACTGTGGACCTGAGGAAGAACCTGTTCTTACAGGAGGAGACCACACGTCTGCTTCCCTTTCTGGACAGGATTGTGTTTACAAG GCCCAGTCCCAGCTTTGTGATGAGCTCCATCAGAGAGCTCTACAGAGCTCACGACAGTCACGCTGTTCCCAGTTTGCTGAGGTCACTCGGTCATGTGATCAGCCTGAGCTGCAGACAGCTGGACTCAGTGGACTGTGCTGCTCTGATCTTCATCCTCAGACACGGAGACGGAGTCAGACTGAACCTGCTGTGGACCTCCATACCAGCAGGGGGAGTAGAGTCCATCCTGCTCATGCTGGACAGCGTTTCTCGTCTCAG TGTTGACAGGAACCAGCTGCTGAGGTTCATccactgctgtgctgcctgTGACGTCCAGCAGGAGGCAGCGTCAGGCCTGCTGAGGACTCTGCAGCACAGCTTGGATCTGTCCTGCTCCTCCTGTGTGGAGCTACCGGAGGAGGATCAGACTGAGCCTCTGAGTCTGACTGCTGATGACTGCAGGGCCGTCTCCACCATCCTGACACAGGGCAGCCGggacacacagctggacctgCGAGACTGTGAGGTGGAGGACAGCGTGCTGGAcctgctgtttcctgtcctcCACAGGGTCCGCCTCAG AGTCAGTAACactgtcctcctccagctgctgtCTCTGGTTCCTGTGAACAGTGAGAGGGACGCAGTGAGGCGGGCGGTGTCCCTGTGTACAGCCCTGGGTGGAGAGCTGGATCTCAGTCACAGCACGCTGGATCAGAGGGTCTGCGGGGCTTTGGTCCAGATGCTGGACTCGTGTGAAGGGCTGACAGAGCTGGACCTCAGTCACTGTCAGCTCACTGACCAGCTGCTGCTCCCTCTCATCACACATCTGCACAAAGTCCAAGTCCTAGA tCTGAGTCACAATCAGATCACTGATGCTTCGACCGATGTGTTACTGCAGCTGCTCTCCATCAACCCCTCCATCCACTGTGTGCGGTGA
- the LOC113019570 gene encoding uncharacterized protein LOC113019570 isoform X4 has product MACTSQSAVEYVRRAKPKLVGTLKGLNGIVEHLYQKEVFSEEEVSKIKTAGDDFDKTREIVNRVIKKGEAACYEFLRIIDITRKRRTERPPSFLEITASDSSSQDKFDLNYWISCFSFTDDTNMDVTYLQGPKPCHRYQQKLKFKAQKISERSWIQSKAVLFNKETSLSYTSLVLDTPGQASASKIKKSKIKKSRKLRPKKLKAYIPEDKHGTSPSELLKTYERKILLVGKPGTGKTAVVHQMLKLWSEKDNKDLDYMFYFDMREAPNITEVHKLEDLLFSVFCEPDEGNDEVLVDIKDNADSVTIIFDGVPNVPSTSTQSAVLELIQKTLLPEAKIIITCRPEVESADFLLDWDCLRVEVKGFSEQGIREYLSKNLSENHLNKVLCNLELFSLCHVPMYALMVVACFSFEGSDFSPHPCTVTEIYLNILHFCNQRNVSKTSENESTKWDAILSLSQAAFCATEGKNVSLTSLPKLDSCANLVILSRNVIQISPTVRKPLCAFLHYTVQEFFAALWVLKDPEKTRCVLQQCLVQGSKHMKHLVPFLCGLLNEKNTDLLEGLLPPQQLRDTSDWFFKHLVTTFVGCSDSEDCEMDLMFLCQCLYESQSPDACLCLLDKLDYCIDVSGETLDPQQCCVLAYVISQSQERKIELNLEDTTASKQGMRPLLGCLSKLQRSDSLSRQLWSISLLTDGDVDYVSLLDFTENQLHLPVNSETQLYDRAVRVLQKRKRKVKVCLHCDHRVCQSASSFLLHHLPHIHSLSFCQSSGNLSDQTELLVNLFIVAAEREQRTGEKILNMLSSVCSYQKFPLHSHSNDKYQSDFLLDLYSHVKDCETKTGLSVLPSLQPVFQSAPAVWSIDLSERKTSILLELLKLQPEKKQVKLTGCSHEESEVRSLLQCLPFISQLSLFCAAAEREQQTGEKILELLASVCTYQTFPLHERYMDNHYQRDFLLDLYSYETKTGLSVLPSLQPVFQSAPAVWIINLSERKTSILLELLKLQPEKKQVELRGCSHEESEVRSLLQCLPFISQLSCGPEFFQSVCTSMSVRSREEAQQLESLLQLLGFQLLLTGALHRKSCWSVGRVLKLCGSKVDLILTPSKMSARGGALLFRHTTQLHSLRLSIDMSLLLSQWVRRGRAARRLAVEELSLVPKKARPSHRVLLRAVSSLASLLRYWTVGRLDLTETCIPAQGLIVLLLHHGPLTVKLSEESFQQLLSLLHETQDKDLTLSFLSKVGGDLTSCCLSWELLHYLLQQPSAPTITVDLRKNLFLQEETTRLLPFLDRIVFTRPSPSFVMSSIRELYRAHDSHAVPSLLRSLGHVISLSCRQLDSVDCAALIFILRHGDGVRLNLLWTSIPAGGVESILLMLDSVSRLSVDRNQLLRFIHCCAACDVQQEAASGLLRTLQHSLDLSCSSCVELPEEDQTEPLSLTADDCRAVSTILTQGSRDTQLDLRDCEVEDSVLDLLFPVLHRVRLRVSNTVLLQLLSLVPVNSERDAVRRAVSLCTALGGELDLSHSTLDQRVCGALVQMLDSCEGLTELDLSHCQLTDQLLLPLITHLHKVQVLDLSHNQITDASTDVLLQLLSINPSIHCVR; this is encoded by the exons ATGGCTTGTACATCTCAGTCCGCTGTGGAGTACGTCAGGAGGGCCAAGCCCAAACTGGTGGGAACATTAAAGGGGCTCAATGGGATTGTAGAGCATCTCTACCAGAAAGAAGTTTTCTCAGAGGAAGAAGTCAGTAAAATAAAGACAGCGGGTGACGACTTTGACAAAACCAGAGAGATTGTGAACCGTGTCATAAAAAAGGGGGAAGCAGCCTGCTATGAGTTTCTCAGGATTATTGACATAacaagaaagagaagaacagaAAGGCCGCCATCTTTTCTGGAAATTACAGCATCTGATTCCTCTTCACAAGACAAATTTGACCTGAACTATTGGATCAGCTGCTTTTCCTTCACGGATGACACCAACATGGATGTAACATACTTACAAg GCCCTAAACCGTGTCACAGATACCAGCAAAAGTTGAAATTTAAAGCTCAGAAGATTTCAGAAAGATCATGGATCCAAAGTAAAGCAGTCCTGTTCAACAAGGAGACATCTTTGTCCTACACTTCACTTGTGTTAGACACACCAGGACAGGCTTCagcatccaaaataaaaaagtcaaagatCAAGAAAAGCAGGAAGCTTCGACCTAAAAAACTCAAGGCCTACATACCCGAGGACAAACATGGAACCTCTCCCAGTGAACTCCTGAAAAcatatgaaagaaaaatccttTTGGTAGGAAAACCTGGAACTGGGAAAACAGCTGTGGTCCATCAGATGTTGAAACTGTGGTCAGAGAAAGATAACAAGGATCTAGATTACATGTTCTACTTTGATATGAGAGAAGCACCCAACATCACAGAGGTCCATAAACTGGAGGATCTTCTCTTCAGTGTGTTCTGTGAACCAGATGAAGGCAACGATGAGGTCTTAGTGGACATAAAGGATAATGCTGACAGTGTTACCATCATTTTTGATGGAGTACCAAATGTTCCCTCTACATCAACTCAGTCTGCAGTGCTGGAGCTCATACAGAAGACCCTTCTACCCGAAGCAAAGATCATCATCACCTGCAGACCAGAGGTGGAGTCAgcagacttcctgttggattggGACTGTCTCAGAGTGGAAGTGAAAGGCTTCAGTGAGCAGGGCATCAGAGAGTACTTATCCAAGAATCTGAGTGAGAACCACCTCAACAAAGTCTTGTGTAACTTGGAGTTATTCTCTCTTTGCCACGTCCCCATGTACGCCCTGATGGTGGTCGCCTGCTTTAGCTTTGAGGGCTCAGATTTCTCTCCACATCCCTGCACAGTTACTGAAATATACCTCAATATCCTCCATTTCTGCaatcagaggaatgtttccaagACATCTGAAAATGAAAGCACTAAATGGGATGCAATACTGTCTTTATCTCAGGCAGCTTTTTGTGCAACAGAAGGGAAAAATGTGAGCCTAACATCACTGCCCAAGCTAGACAGCTGTGCTAATTTGGTCATTTTGAGCAGGAATGTAATTCAAATCAGCCCAACTGTAAGGAAACCCTTGTGTGCCTTTCTCCACTACACGGTTCAGGAGTTTTTTGCAGCTCTGTGGGTCTTAAAGGATCCAGAGAAGACCAGATGTGTTCTACAGCAGTGTCTGGTTCAGGGCagcaaacacatgaaacacTTGGTCCCTTTCCTGTGTGGACTGTTGAATGAGAAGAACACTGATTTGTTAGAAGGTCTCCTTCCTCCTCAGCAGCTCAGAGACACGTCTGACTGGTTCTTCAAACACTTGGTGACCACCTTTGTAGGTTGTAGTGACAGTGAAGACTGTGAAATGGACTTAATGTTCTTATGTCAATGCCTCTATGAGTCTCAGTCACCTGATGCCTGCCTCTGCCTCCTGGATAAACTGGACTATTGTATTGATGTGAGTGGAGAGACTCTTGATCCTCAGCAGTGTTGTGTTCTGGCCTATGTTATCAGCCAGAGTCAGGAGAGGAAAATAGAGCTGAACCTGGAGGATACAACAGCATCAAAACAGGGAATGAGGCCTTTGCTGGGATGCCTCAGCAAACTTCAAAG GAGTGACTCCTTGTCACGCCAGCTGTGGAGCATTTCTCTTCTGACTGATGGGGACGTGGATTACGTGAGTTTACTTGACTTCACTGAGAATCAGCTGCACCTCCCAGTCAACAGTGAAACACAACTGTATGACCGAGCTGTGAGAGTCCtgcagaagaggaagaggaaggtgaAAGTCTGCCTTCACTGTGATCACAGAGTCTGTCAAAGTGCGAGCTCGTTCCTCTTACACCATTTACCCCACATCCACTCACTCAG TTTCTGTCAGTCATCAGGAAATCTCTCAGATCAAACTGAGTTGTTGGTGAATCTCTTCATTgtagcagcagagagagaacagaggACAGGAGAGAAGATCCTCAACATGCTATCATCAGTCTGCTCTTATCAGAAATTCCCTCTTCATTCTCATTCCAATGACAAATATCAgagtgacttcctgttggatctGTACTCCCATGTGAAGGACTGTGAGACTAAAACAG GTCTGAGTGTCCTTCCATCATTACAGCCAGTTTTCCAGTCAGCTCCTGCAGTCTGGTCCATAGacctctcagagagaaagacctccatcctcctggagctgctgaaactccaaccagagaagaaacaagtgAAGCTGACAGGCTGCTCACATGAAGAGAGTGAAGTGAGGAGTTTGCTGCAGTGTCTGCCTTTTATCTCACAGCTCAG tctgttctgtgcagcagcagagagagagcagcagacaGGAGAGAAGATCCTGGAGCTGTTAGCATCAGTGTGCACATATCAGACATTCCCTCTTCACGAGAGATACATGGACAATCATTATCAGAGAGACTTCCTCCTGGACCTGTACTCTTATGAGACTAAAACAGGTCTGAGTGTCCTTCCATCATTACAGCCAGTTTTCCAGTCAGCTCCTGCAGTCTGGATCATAaacctctcagagagaaagacctccatcctcctggagctgctgaaactccaaccagagaagaaacaagtggagctgAGAGGCTGCTCACATGAAGAGAGTGAAGTGAGGAGTTTGCTGCAGTGTCTGCCTTTTATCTCACAGCTCAG CTGTGGTCCAGAGTTCTTCCAGAGTGTGTGCACATCCATGTCTGTAAGATCCAGAGAGGAGGCCCAGCAGCTGGAgtctctgctgcagctgctgggcTTCCAGCTGCTGCTAACAGGAGCGTTACACAGGAAAAGCTGCTGGTCTGTGGGGAGAGTTCTCAAACTGTGCGGCTCTAAAGTGGATCTCATCCTCACACCCAGCAAGATGTCTGCCAGAGGAGGCGCTCTGCTCttcagacacacaacacaactacACAGTCTGAG GCTTTCCATCGACATGTCCTTGCTGCTGTCTCAGTGGGTAAGAAGAGGCAGAGCGGCCCGTCGGCTGGCTGTTGAAGAGCTTTCTCTTGTGCCTAAGAAAGCCCGACCATCACACAGAGTATTGTTGAGGGCCGTCAGTAGTTTGGCTTCCCTGCTGAGATACTGGACAGTCGGACGGTTAGACCTGACTGAGACCTGCATCCCTGCTCAGGGTCTCATTGTACTGCTGCTCCATCATGGTCCTCTGACAGTCAA ACTGAGTGAAGAGAGCTTCCAGCAGCTCCTGTCTCTCCTCCATGAAACCCAGGACAAGGACTTGACGTTGTCCTTCTTGAGTAAGGTTGGTGGAGACCTGACCTCCTGCTGCCTGAGCTGGGAGCTGCTTCACTATCTGCTGCAGCAGCCGTCGGCTCCGACCATCACTGTGGACCTGAGGAAGAACCTGTTCTTACAGGAGGAGACCACACGTCTGCTTCCCTTTCTGGACAGGATTGTGTTTACAAG GCCCAGTCCCAGCTTTGTGATGAGCTCCATCAGAGAGCTCTACAGAGCTCACGACAGTCACGCTGTTCCCAGTTTGCTGAGGTCACTCGGTCATGTGATCAGCCTGAGCTGCAGACAGCTGGACTCAGTGGACTGTGCTGCTCTGATCTTCATCCTCAGACACGGAGACGGAGTCAGACTGAACCTGCTGTGGACCTCCATACCAGCAGGGGGAGTAGAGTCCATCCTGCTCATGCTGGACAGCGTTTCTCGTCTCAG TGTTGACAGGAACCAGCTGCTGAGGTTCATccactgctgtgctgcctgTGACGTCCAGCAGGAGGCAGCGTCAGGCCTGCTGAGGACTCTGCAGCACAGCTTGGATCTGTCCTGCTCCTCCTGTGTGGAGCTACCGGAGGAGGATCAGACTGAGCCTCTGAGTCTGACTGCTGATGACTGCAGGGCCGTCTCCACCATCCTGACACAGGGCAGCCGggacacacagctggacctgCGAGACTGTGAGGTGGAGGACAGCGTGCTGGAcctgctgtttcctgtcctcCACAGGGTCCGCCTCAG AGTCAGTAACactgtcctcctccagctgctgtCTCTGGTTCCTGTGAACAGTGAGAGGGACGCAGTGAGGCGGGCGGTGTCCCTGTGTACAGCCCTGGGTGGAGAGCTGGATCTCAGTCACAGCACGCTGGATCAGAGGGTCTGCGGGGCTTTGGTCCAGATGCTGGACTCGTGTGAAGGGCTGACAGAGCTGGACCTCAGTCACTGTCAGCTCACTGACCAGCTGCTGCTCCCTCTCATCACACATCTGCACAAAGTCCAAGTCCTAGA tCTGAGTCACAATCAGATCACTGATGCTTCGACCGATGTGTTACTGCAGCTGCTCTCCATCAACCCCTCCATCCACTGTGTGCGGTGA